One Nitrospina watsonii DNA segment encodes these proteins:
- a CDS encoding 6-phosphofructokinase — MRHGWLKFFEYFLEKKRAEYARRPFTPYPHYLAPFFEPPDRNLSTDPKILERVDAVLEGLHRFFEELGEPSGTVTFREYCERKRNFIEAACRGNELLYAIAWNEAIGDAAFRRRITRAKIGRGYQKPRQRPRVLVDRNNVSASLLEGKIIVDLPNNKLLLLPEKLEERAILSVLRHGASKGNSSDYKIGCLYRNYLERPQGFDRAKRVGREFGRMIHHANLTVELKTSVNYLQTRNQPVYVSRSPNTRQLAGIIRSVLQDQNSYRDRRPMVYHEALDSQNFGLLTGESKEEERGQLCRFLNVSEDEGKRILKDPLFCYPGGETFYENYQSTVEGVHEIAHNHPGAHVSLFTHSSMMRALMIYLDMRPFAEAYYEYMAYQEGQDNAIFLIYEEGLFSSYSCAVGLSREEEEAIKREEEARQQEEDHLRSIIEITRSEVNRIALITSGGDAPGMNAVLKAFIDKCLSFGVKPYVFRKGIEGVFKNDGQEYTEESQRKLLASSGSVIQCNKRFRDIEQEGAEYQAIDSLRKHQCDALIVLGGDGSVRMSNKLFRAGYPVVALPASIDNDLPVYCLGFDSALNATIGLIQMLEWTSRSMERVHFAEVYGAGSGHFALALAHAVNPEAVLVSEMREIGVDIDAFIDTYLVDKLIYSLKKRDKSHIVIVSEMLKHRHVIDPKGGVSGLASAIEARLRDRGVEVEARESVFAHLQRGAPVSRLDREYGQDLGRETVFRIKTDLGRFAGKLLGREYPSSETWTTLPLHALPKRQFRWDIYKEVNRPVINAAAEDDRL, encoded by the coding sequence ATGAGACACGGCTGGTTGAAGTTTTTCGAATATTTTCTGGAAAAGAAGCGAGCCGAATACGCCCGCCGTCCCTTCACACCCTATCCGCATTACCTGGCACCGTTTTTCGAGCCCCCGGATCGCAACCTCTCCACCGATCCCAAAATCCTCGAGAGGGTGGATGCGGTGCTGGAAGGCCTGCACCGTTTTTTTGAAGAACTGGGCGAGCCGTCCGGGACTGTCACTTTTCGCGAATACTGCGAACGCAAGCGGAACTTCATTGAGGCCGCGTGCCGTGGCAACGAATTGCTGTATGCCATTGCCTGGAACGAAGCCATCGGCGATGCGGCATTCCGCCGGCGGATCACGCGCGCCAAAATCGGACGAGGTTATCAAAAACCGCGTCAGCGGCCCCGGGTTCTGGTTGACCGCAACAATGTTTCCGCCAGTCTGCTGGAGGGCAAAATCATCGTCGACCTGCCCAACAACAAACTGCTCCTGCTTCCGGAAAAACTCGAGGAGCGCGCCATCCTTTCGGTGCTCCGGCACGGTGCCTCCAAAGGCAACTCATCGGACTACAAGATCGGTTGCCTGTACCGCAATTACCTGGAGCGTCCGCAGGGCTTCGACCGTGCCAAACGCGTCGGCCGTGAGTTCGGCCGCATGATCCACCACGCCAATCTGACGGTGGAGCTGAAAACTTCCGTCAACTACCTGCAAACCCGAAACCAGCCGGTGTATGTCAGCCGTTCGCCCAACACGCGGCAGTTGGCGGGCATCATCCGGTCCGTTCTGCAAGACCAGAACAGTTACCGCGACCGGCGGCCGATGGTCTACCACGAAGCGTTGGACTCGCAGAATTTCGGCCTGCTGACCGGCGAGTCGAAGGAAGAAGAACGCGGGCAGTTGTGCCGTTTTTTGAACGTATCCGAAGACGAGGGCAAACGCATTCTGAAGGATCCCCTGTTCTGCTACCCCGGCGGCGAAACTTTTTATGAAAACTACCAGTCCACCGTGGAGGGCGTTCACGAGATCGCCCACAACCACCCGGGCGCGCACGTGTCTTTGTTCACTCACTCCAGCATGATGCGCGCACTGATGATCTACCTCGACATGCGTCCGTTTGCGGAAGCGTACTATGAATACATGGCCTACCAGGAAGGGCAGGACAACGCCATCTTTCTGATCTACGAGGAAGGTTTGTTCAGCAGTTATTCCTGCGCCGTCGGCCTGTCCCGCGAGGAAGAAGAAGCGATCAAACGGGAAGAGGAAGCGCGGCAACAGGAGGAGGATCACCTGCGCAGTATCATCGAAATCACGCGGTCGGAGGTCAACCGCATTGCGCTCATCACGTCAGGAGGCGATGCGCCGGGCATGAACGCCGTGCTGAAAGCATTCATCGACAAATGCCTGTCGTTCGGTGTCAAGCCTTACGTGTTCCGCAAGGGCATCGAAGGCGTGTTCAAAAACGACGGGCAGGAATACACCGAGGAATCACAGCGCAAACTGTTGGCGTCTTCGGGCAGCGTGATCCAGTGCAACAAACGGTTCCGCGACATCGAGCAGGAAGGCGCGGAATACCAGGCCATCGACAGCCTGCGCAAGCACCAGTGCGATGCGCTCATCGTGCTGGGCGGCGACGGCTCCGTGCGCATGAGCAACAAACTGTTCCGCGCCGGCTATCCGGTGGTGGCCCTGCCCGCTTCCATCGACAACGACCTGCCGGTTTATTGTCTGGGGTTCGACTCCGCGCTGAACGCCACCATCGGCCTCATTCAGATGCTGGAATGGACCAGCCGCTCGATGGAACGCGTGCACTTCGCGGAGGTGTACGGCGCCGGGTCCGGCCACTTCGCACTGGCCCTCGCGCATGCGGTGAATCCCGAAGCCGTGCTGGTGAGCGAGATGAGAGAGATCGGCGTGGACATCGATGCGTTCATCGACACTTACTTGGTGGACAAGCTCATCTACAGTTTGAAGAAACGCGACAAGAGCCACATCGTGATCGTCAGTGAAATGCTCAAGCACCGCCATGTGATCGATCCCAAAGGCGGCGTCAGCGGGCTGGCTTCGGCAATTGAAGCGCGGTTGCGCGACCGCGGCGTGGAGGTGGAAGCACGTGAAAGCGTGTTCGCGCATTTGCAACGCGGCGCACCGGTCAGCCGCCTGGATCGGGAATACGGGCAGGACCTTGGACGCGAGACGGTATTCCGCATCAAAACCGACCTCGGCCGCTTTGCGGGCAAACTGCTGGGACGGGAATACCCCAGCAGTGAAACATGGACGACCCTGCCCCTGCATGCCTTGCCCAAACGCCAGTTCCGCTGGGACATCTACAAGGAAGTCAACCGCCCGGTCATCAACGCGGCAGCAGAGGACGATCGGCTTTGA
- a CDS encoding (2Fe-2S)-binding protein, translated as MTQKTEIDWVDHFKKVCICRSITGGTIMKAIQDGALSFEALRRAIRVGTGNCKAKRCRPKIEDKLHAYRCALEVEAKRSKGEDAASPPEPGTCDGGDACNP; from the coding sequence ATGACCCAAAAAACAGAAATCGACTGGGTCGATCACTTCAAAAAAGTCTGCATTTGCCGCAGCATCACCGGTGGCACCATCATGAAAGCCATCCAGGACGGAGCGCTGTCTTTTGAGGCATTGCGCCGCGCCATCCGCGTCGGCACCGGCAACTGCAAGGCCAAACGCTGCCGGCCGAAGATCGAAGATAAGCTTCATGCCTACCGGTGCGCGTTGGAAGTGGAAGCGAAACGCAGCAAAGGAGAGGACGCCGCCTCGCCTCCCGAGCCCGGAACCTGCGACGGCGGTGACGCCTGCAATCCCTGA
- a CDS encoding N-acetyltransferase, with translation MITHAQPGDAAGILNLINDYAETGLMLPRTLADVERNLSQFRVYRQDGQVVGVLALSYGAKGLVEIRSLAVHREYSRRGIASQLVEAGIEDAIRADYSHVFVLTYAAPLFQRFGFEVIDKNRLPDKIWKDCTVCPKQERCDETAMIRPLVFVPVAVPVYEPAVALTPVTGLQPVTGLQPVTGLQPVTGMETIAAV, from the coding sequence ATGATCACACACGCACAACCCGGCGACGCCGCGGGCATTTTGAATCTCATCAACGACTACGCGGAAACCGGTCTCATGTTGCCGCGCACGCTGGCGGATGTCGAGCGCAACCTGTCGCAGTTCCGGGTGTACCGGCAGGATGGGCAGGTGGTGGGCGTTCTGGCCCTCAGTTACGGTGCCAAGGGACTGGTTGAGATCCGGTCGCTGGCCGTGCACCGGGAGTATTCCCGGCGCGGCATTGCCAGTCAACTGGTGGAGGCCGGCATTGAAGACGCCATCCGCGCCGACTACTCGCATGTGTTCGTGTTGACCTACGCGGCGCCGTTGTTCCAGCGTTTCGGCTTTGAAGTGATCGACAAAAACCGCCTGCCGGATAAAATCTGGAAAGATTGCACCGTGTGCCCGAAGCAGGAACGGTGCGACGAAACGGCGATGATCCGTCCGCTGGTATTCGTGCCCGTCGCGGTGCCCGTTTACGAACCGGCTGTTGCATTGACGCCGGTCACCGGATTGCAACCGGTCACCGGATTGCAACCGGTCACCGGATTGCAACCGGTCACCGGCATGGAAACGATCGCCGCGGTGTAA
- a CDS encoding endonuclease domain-containing protein, protein MPKRLNNNLFASLRQKLRRETPPAERLLWSRLRRKQLNGYKFRRQYGIEEYVVDFYCSEACLVVEIDGPTHFNDVAEQQDPVRQQRIEKLGITVLRFTNDEVYRNMEGVLTKILERLDAPASSSGAS, encoded by the coding sequence ATGCCCAAACGGCTCAACAATAATCTTTTCGCTTCCCTGCGCCAAAAGCTCCGGCGCGAAACGCCTCCCGCCGAGCGCCTGTTATGGAGCCGTCTGCGTCGCAAACAATTGAACGGATACAAATTCCGCAGGCAGTATGGAATCGAAGAATATGTGGTGGACTTCTATTGCTCCGAGGCCTGTCTGGTGGTCGAGATCGACGGTCCGACGCATTTTAATGACGTGGCGGAACAACAGGATCCGGTGCGGCAACAACGGATCGAGAAGTTGGGCATCACCGTGTTGCGTTTCACCAATGACGAGGTTTACCGGAACATGGAAGGCGTGCTCACAAAAATTCTGGAACGGCTGGATGCGCCTGCCAGTTCGTCCGGAGCTTCGTAG
- a CDS encoding lipoprotein, with translation MTKPFQTIFYILLITILAGVLVAGCGRKGPPLPPVKQPSVETEAPESQLEESPTLGGEETPAGGREDAPPAVPPYP, from the coding sequence ATGACGAAACCCTTCCAAACCATTTTTTACATCCTTTTAATTACTATACTGGCAGGTGTTCTGGTTGCCGGTTGCGGGCGCAAGGGTCCGCCGCTGCCGCCCGTCAAACAGCCCTCTGTTGAGACCGAAGCCCCCGAAAGCCAGCTGGAAGAGTCGCCGACCCTGGGGGGTGAGGAGACCCCGGCCGGAGGACGCGAGGACGCACCGCCCGCCGTGCCGCCCTACCCTTGA
- a CDS encoding ATP-binding protein: MTRSRTQPEKNCKDCRGQHYVLKNPAGRVQAEICACFQCEICGGRGQVFAEDETGVSFMRACECAGLKKRLDSFNNANLPGKYLETQFDTYHPIGSQANKLALKTARDFVKDFEQKPQSGLLFMGTPGVGKTHLAVSILKALLLEKGVNGKFIDFFQLLSDIRHGYSQDLSEQAIINPFVHAPVLVIDELAKGRNTEWELTMLDQIISNRYNAADKVTIFTTNYTDEVSEPGHKKKSKDTHVEFSRNDASRSWAGEETLEDKVGDRIFSRLAEMCRFVKMEGDDFRRSMAGKSSPRSSGPGKKH; encoded by the coding sequence ATGACGCGATCGCGCACTCAGCCGGAAAAAAACTGCAAGGACTGCCGGGGCCAGCATTATGTCCTCAAAAATCCGGCGGGACGCGTGCAGGCGGAAATCTGCGCCTGCTTTCAGTGCGAGATCTGCGGTGGACGGGGCCAGGTGTTCGCCGAAGATGAGACCGGCGTTTCGTTCATGCGCGCCTGTGAGTGCGCCGGGTTGAAAAAGCGGCTTGATTCGTTCAACAACGCCAACCTGCCGGGCAAATACCTCGAAACCCAGTTCGACACCTATCATCCCATCGGGTCGCAGGCCAACAAGCTGGCGCTCAAGACGGCGCGCGATTTCGTCAAGGATTTCGAGCAGAAGCCGCAAAGCGGTCTTTTGTTCATGGGCACGCCAGGCGTCGGCAAAACCCACCTGGCAGTGAGCATTTTAAAAGCCCTGCTTTTGGAAAAAGGCGTGAACGGCAAGTTCATCGATTTTTTTCAATTGCTCTCCGACATCCGCCACGGCTATTCGCAGGACCTGTCCGAGCAGGCCATCATCAATCCCTTCGTGCACGCGCCGGTTTTGGTGATTGACGAGCTGGCCAAAGGCCGCAACACGGAATGGGAGCTGACCATGCTCGACCAGATCATCTCCAACCGTTACAACGCCGCCGACAAGGTGACGATCTTCACCACCAACTACACCGATGAAGTTTCGGAGCCCGGGCACAAAAAGAAATCGAAAGACACGCACGTGGAGTTTTCGCGGAATGATGCGTCCAGAAGCTGGGCGGGGGAAGAGACGCTGGAGGACAAGGTGGGCGATCGCATCTTCTCGCGGCTGGCGGAGATGTGCCGGTTCGTGAAGATGGAAGGAGATGACTTTCGCCGCAGCATGGCGGGGAAATCGTCGCCGCGCTCATCGGGCCCGGGAAAAAAACATTGA
- a CDS encoding DUF484 family protein, giving the protein MNKDEVALYLNEHPEFFNDYPELLTRIKTIEETDLPVQPLKTLSIADRILRRVQQDKEHIKGQLEWFMEVAECNERILEHLFEIERICLYSHNFFQMASEIRGEIIKRFGIHGVMICLVDGADHFIAHSLPQMQSRDGAESLRLIDQATLFDWFRDGWGPVLRNQLEPGSELFDVTDSGPIRSEVLIPIPLHGKMAGALCLGSVDPAQFHEGLRTDYLERTAEKLGIAIDNVLLMEGMKNQSLLDSVTGLYNESYLATAVKREFDRARRYEKSLSCVKLQIDYWDDLMNTCDIDRYQILVEISRILQQNSRDGDLLFRVNDGDFMVLLPGICGDAACQMANRLKSDVEEALNPGPADAFLKINLRIVSYPDSDIVNHDDFDYALSVMDGLDPEENSESLSA; this is encoded by the coding sequence ATGAACAAGGACGAAGTGGCTTTGTATTTGAACGAACACCCGGAGTTTTTCAATGATTACCCGGAGTTGTTGACCCGGATCAAAACCATCGAGGAAACCGACCTGCCCGTGCAGCCGCTCAAAACCTTGAGCATTGCCGACCGCATTCTGCGCCGCGTGCAGCAGGACAAGGAACACATCAAAGGTCAGCTCGAATGGTTCATGGAAGTGGCGGAATGCAACGAGCGCATTCTCGAGCACCTGTTCGAGATCGAACGCATCTGCCTGTACAGCCACAACTTTTTCCAGATGGCCAGCGAAATTCGTGGCGAGATCATCAAACGCTTCGGCATCCACGGCGTGATGATCTGCCTGGTCGATGGCGCCGATCACTTCATCGCGCACAGCCTGCCGCAGATGCAGTCGCGGGATGGCGCCGAAAGCCTGCGCCTGATCGATCAGGCCACCCTGTTCGACTGGTTCAGGGATGGCTGGGGTCCGGTGCTGCGCAATCAACTGGAGCCGGGTTCCGAATTGTTCGACGTCACGGATAGCGGGCCGATCCGTTCCGAAGTACTGATCCCGATTCCGTTGCACGGCAAGATGGCGGGCGCTCTGTGCCTGGGAAGCGTGGACCCGGCGCAGTTTCACGAGGGGTTGCGCACCGACTACCTGGAACGCACCGCAGAGAAGCTGGGCATCGCCATCGACAACGTGCTTTTGATGGAAGGGATGAAAAATCAATCGTTGCTGGATTCGGTCACCGGACTGTACAACGAGTCGTACCTGGCGACCGCGGTGAAACGCGAGTTCGACCGCGCAAGACGCTATGAGAAAAGCCTTTCCTGCGTCAAATTGCAGATTGACTATTGGGATGATCTCATGAATACTTGTGACATAGACAGGTATCAAATTCTCGTCGAGATCAGCCGCATTCTCCAGCAAAATTCGCGCGATGGCGACCTGCTGTTCCGGGTCAACGACGGTGATTTCATGGTGCTGCTCCCCGGAATTTGTGGCGACGCCGCCTGTCAAATGGCCAACCGGTTGAAGTCGGACGTGGAAGAAGCGCTCAACCCCGGTCCGGCGGATGCATTTTTAAAAATCAACCTCAGGATCGTTTCGTACCCCGACTCGGACATCGTCAATCACGACGATTTCGATTACGCGTTGTCGGTGATGGACGGCCTCGATCCCGAAGAAAACAGCGAATCCTTATCGGCATGA
- a CDS encoding c-type cytochrome biogenesis protein CcmI/CycH → MSKKLLNMKFIIKLLLILGLLSTVFFLAACERDLKEHKVPPAVVEKLAKKNDPALQAQAVEGVVTLAPGQAPRVTEAAVLFLYARPRGVESGPPLAVKKINFFTFPMEYSLGPAEVMLAGTSFEGPLTVSARLDLDGDPKAQPGDLEGRIDVEPGNKQANIVLGEVMSTGKEITGTLSVSPKLQSHLPQTPVLFILARPHGVKTGAPLAVKRVIGVEFPYAFRIGQADTMLPDVEFDGPVTLLFRLDNDGNLKSTPGDMEGEANANAGDENIEVVMETLVAG, encoded by the coding sequence ATGTCGAAAAAATTGCTAAATATGAAATTCATTATCAAATTATTGCTCATTTTGGGCCTGTTATCCACGGTTTTCTTTTTAGCGGCGTGCGAACGCGACTTGAAGGAGCACAAGGTGCCGCCTGCGGTGGTGGAGAAGCTGGCCAAGAAAAACGATCCGGCCCTGCAGGCTCAGGCGGTGGAGGGGGTGGTCACTCTGGCCCCGGGGCAGGCGCCGAGGGTGACGGAGGCGGCGGTGCTGTTCCTGTATGCGCGGCCGCGTGGGGTGGAGAGCGGGCCGCCTTTGGCGGTCAAGAAGATCAATTTCTTCACCTTTCCGATGGAATACTCGCTGGGGCCGGCGGAGGTGATGCTGGCCGGAACGAGCTTTGAAGGACCGCTGACGGTTTCCGCCCGGCTCGATCTGGACGGCGACCCCAAGGCGCAGCCCGGCGATCTGGAGGGCCGCATCGATGTCGAGCCCGGCAACAAGCAGGCCAACATCGTGTTGGGTGAGGTGATGAGCACGGGTAAAGAGATCACCGGCACCCTGTCGGTGTCCCCGAAACTACAAAGCCATCTGCCCCAGACACCGGTGTTGTTCATTCTGGCCCGACCCCACGGCGTCAAAACCGGCGCGCCTTTGGCGGTGAAGCGCGTCATCGGCGTGGAGTTTCCGTATGCGTTCCGCATCGGCCAGGCCGATACCATGCTGCCGGACGTGGAGTTCGACGGACCCGTCACCCTGCTGTTCCGGCTGGACAACGACGGCAATCTGAAATCGACGCCCGGCGATATGGAAGGCGAAGCCAACGCCAACGCCGGTGATGAAAACATCGAGGTGGTGATGGAAACCCTGGTGGCGGGTTAG
- the msrA gene encoding peptide-methionine (S)-S-oxide reductase MsrA, with the protein MTTTEQATFGAGCFWHVEHAFGQLRGVTATSVGYTGGHVQNPDYRMVCTGETGHAEVVRVHYDPAVVSYDELLNVFWQEHDPTSLNRQGPDVGSQYRSAIFFHTPEQEQTARAAVEKLQQSGKFKSPIVTEITAAGPYYPAEDYHQKYFDKRQRFMGANREQGY; encoded by the coding sequence ATGACAACTACGGAACAGGCAACCTTTGGAGCCGGATGCTTCTGGCATGTGGAACACGCGTTCGGTCAGTTGCGCGGGGTGACGGCGACCTCCGTCGGCTACACCGGCGGGCATGTGCAAAATCCCGATTACCGCATGGTGTGCACCGGCGAAACGGGCCACGCCGAAGTGGTGCGCGTGCATTACGATCCCGCCGTCGTCTCCTACGACGAACTGCTCAACGTGTTCTGGCAGGAACACGACCCGACATCGCTCAACCGGCAGGGACCGGACGTCGGGTCGCAGTACCGCTCGGCCATCTTTTTCCACACGCCGGAACAGGAACAGACCGCGCGCGCCGCCGTGGAGAAACTCCAGCAGTCCGGCAAGTTCAAATCGCCGATTGTCACCGAAATCACCGCAGCCGGGCCTTATTACCCGGCGGAGGACTACCATCAGAAGTATTTCGACAAGCGCCAGCGCTTCATGGGCGCCAACCGGGAGCAAGGGTATTAA
- the lnt gene encoding apolipoprotein N-acyltransferase, translated as MKFFGLALATGVLLALSFPRMDWEFLAWGALIPLFFAIFGQSPKRAALLGFVAGLAFYGLSLSWVTNTLVNYGNIPSVIAWPILFLLAAYLSAYIALFCFLTIHLSRNQPLYFIALAPFLWTTLEYLRSTHLEYGFSWQGLGYSQYLNLPVLQMADLTGVYGISFLIVTVNAGLFYLFHPRLRREMPWRRYRTPVSVVMFGLYALVLAYGWAALNAHEEQPVKPLKVAMVQGNIPQQMKWDPQYKEQILATYRELTMRAVVSSPDFIVWPEAVTPFYFLNDLDGTSAVVQLADELNTPLLFGSPRAEQQDGTWVSYNSAYLLSGDGNIKGRYDKIHLVPFGEFIPWQSVLFFLDKLVVGIGDFGRGSEATLFEINGYKFAVSICYEITFPDLVRRPVGNGAQFLVNITNDAWFGKSAASYQHISMAALRAVENRVPIVRAANTGITGAVDTLGRIHPTTELFEREVLIASIQPRTAPPTLYARYGDWFCYLCMVVSIALGTLAWRRTRTLPAAPQATPPGPSPS; from the coding sequence ATGAAGTTTTTCGGCCTGGCTCTGGCCACGGGTGTGCTGCTGGCGCTGTCGTTTCCGCGCATGGACTGGGAATTCCTGGCGTGGGGGGCGCTGATCCCCTTGTTTTTCGCCATCTTCGGGCAATCGCCGAAACGCGCGGCATTGCTCGGATTCGTCGCCGGCCTGGCCTTTTACGGCCTCAGCCTGAGCTGGGTGACGAACACTTTAGTCAATTATGGAAACATCCCGAGCGTGATTGCGTGGCCGATCCTTTTTCTGTTGGCTGCCTATCTGAGCGCCTACATCGCGCTGTTTTGTTTTCTGACAATCCATCTCAGCCGAAATCAACCGCTTTACTTCATCGCTCTCGCACCCTTCCTGTGGACGACGCTCGAATACCTGCGCTCCACCCATCTGGAGTACGGCTTCTCCTGGCAGGGGCTGGGCTATTCGCAATACCTCAACCTGCCGGTGTTGCAGATGGCGGACCTCACCGGCGTCTATGGCATTTCGTTTCTGATCGTCACCGTCAACGCCGGGCTGTTTTACCTGTTCCATCCGCGCCTGCGCCGCGAGATGCCGTGGCGTCGTTACCGCACGCCGGTGTCGGTGGTGATGTTCGGTCTCTACGCGCTGGTCCTCGCCTACGGCTGGGCGGCGTTGAACGCGCACGAGGAACAACCGGTGAAGCCGCTGAAAGTCGCCATGGTGCAGGGCAACATTCCGCAGCAGATGAAATGGGACCCGCAGTATAAGGAACAGATCCTCGCCACGTACCGCGAACTCACGATGCGGGCGGTGGTGAGCAGCCCGGACTTCATTGTGTGGCCGGAGGCGGTGACGCCGTTTTATTTTTTGAACGACCTCGACGGCACGTCAGCCGTTGTGCAACTCGCCGATGAGTTGAACACGCCGCTGTTGTTCGGCAGCCCGCGCGCCGAGCAGCAGGACGGCACATGGGTGTCCTACAACAGCGCCTATCTGCTCTCCGGCGACGGCAACATAAAGGGCCGTTACGATAAAATCCACCTGGTGCCGTTCGGCGAGTTCATCCCGTGGCAATCGGTGCTGTTCTTTCTCGACAAGCTGGTGGTGGGCATCGGCGATTTCGGCCGCGGCAGCGAGGCGACGCTGTTCGAGATCAACGGGTACAAGTTTGCGGTGTCGATCTGTTACGAGATCACTTTCCCCGATCTGGTGCGGCGGCCGGTAGGCAACGGCGCGCAGTTTCTGGTGAACATCACCAACGACGCCTGGTTCGGCAAAAGCGCCGCGTCGTATCAACACATCAGCATGGCCGCCCTGAGGGCCGTCGAAAACCGTGTACCGATTGTGCGCGCCGCCAACACCGGCATCACCGGCGCGGTGGACACGCTGGGGCGCATCCATCCGACCACGGAGCTGTTCGAGCGCGAGGTGCTGATCGCTTCCATTCAACCCCGGACCGCCCCGCCGACGCTGTATGCGCGTTATGGCGACTGGTTCTGCTACCTGTGCATGGTGGTTTCGATTGCGCTGGGCACGCTGGCCTGGAGGCGCACCCGCACGCTGCCTGCCGCCCCCCAGGCCACACCGCCGGGGCCTTCCCCCTCGTGA
- a CDS encoding flagellar hook-basal body protein, whose protein sequence is MLESLFSSLSGLNVASRKVQASANNLANLQTPGFKSSRVNIVDSPSGGARVSGVSRSGLQGPLVPTNNPLDIAVQGNGFLQVGLAGGGTGFTRSGSLKVDGGGRLVTADGNPLLPEISIPGGAQTIRIGPGGRVSALVNGQTQTLGQLQLAGFQNPAGLSALGNSLFGVSGSSGQPVAGNPGSNGLGTVQSGFLEVSNVDISEEMVQQIVASTQFRANANAIRAADDMTGSLLDITA, encoded by the coding sequence ATGCTCGAATCCTTGTTTTCCTCGCTTTCCGGTCTCAACGTGGCCAGCCGCAAAGTGCAGGCCAGCGCCAACAACCTCGCCAACCTCCAGACCCCCGGATTCAAAAGCAGCCGTGTCAACATTGTGGACAGCCCATCGGGCGGCGCCCGCGTCTCCGGCGTTTCACGTTCCGGTTTGCAGGGACCGCTGGTGCCCACCAACAACCCGCTCGATATCGCAGTGCAGGGCAACGGGTTTTTGCAGGTCGGCCTTGCCGGCGGCGGCACCGGCTTCACCCGCTCCGGCAGTTTGAAAGTGGATGGCGGCGGCCGGCTGGTCACCGCCGATGGCAACCCGCTGCTGCCGGAAATCAGCATTCCCGGTGGCGCGCAGACGATCCGCATCGGTCCCGGCGGACGCGTCTCGGCGCTCGTCAACGGTCAGACACAAACGTTGGGACAACTCCAGCTCGCCGGGTTTCAGAATCCTGCCGGGCTTTCCGCCCTGGGCAACAGCCTGTTCGGCGTCTCCGGTTCCTCCGGCCAACCGGTGGCCGGCAACCCCGGCAGCAACGGACTCGGCACCGTGCAGTCCGGATTCCTCGAGGTGTCGAACGTGGACATCAGCGAGGAAATGGTGCAGCAAATAGTGGCATCCACCCAGTTCCGCGCCAATGCCAACGCCATTCGCGCCGCCGATGACATGACCGGCAGCCTGCTCGACATTACGGCTTGA